The Acetobacter sp. DNA window AATCCCTCTCTGATGGAACGAATGGACCGCGCCATTCATTGATCCCATAAGAACAGGGGAAAAAAGATGGCTGATACCTTCCAGACCCAGATTGTTGCGATCCTGCCCAAGCTTCGCGTGCAGGCGCTCGCTCTCACCAGAAACCGTGCCCAGGCGGAAGATCTGGTGCAGGATGCCGTATGCAACGCTCTGGGCGCGCGTGACAGCTTTATTCCCGGAACAAATTTTGCCGCATGGATGCACAGAATCCTGCGCAACCGTTTCATCTCTGACCTGCGCAAGCGCAGAGCGACGACGGACATTGATGATCTGCCCGGCGACATGCTTTCCAGCAAGGCTGACCATGAGGACCGTCTGGCTGTGAAGGACCTGAGCTTTGCGCTCGCACGTCTGCCGGCTGATCAGCGTGAGGCGCTGGTCATGGTTGTCCTGCAGGGCATGAGCTATCAGGAGCTTGCGGAAGCGACGGGCTGTGCGGTGGGAACGGCCAAAAGCCGGGTATTCCGCGCACGTCGTCAGCTTGAAGCCTGGATGACCGGAGAACTGCCCGAGAGCGATCGTCTGCGTCAGCAGGCAATGGCTTTGCGTCATGAGGTTGAGGAGCGGCGCAAAAATTTCGGTAATCGATCTGTGGTAACAAATCCCGTGGTCGTGTAAGAAGCTGACGGCACTCCAAGAAATGAAATGTGAAACGGGGAAGGTTCTGCTATATGAATGGCGATAGCTTCCCGACATCATGCCTGGAATCGTCTGAATATCTGCCGGGGTGGTTGTCAATGTCAGCCAGAAACCGAAAATCCAGTTCTTCTGCCCATGGCGGGAAGAAAGAGGACGACGCGTTCGATATCTGGCTGAAGCGCGGTCTTCATCAGCTTTTCGATGACGTTGCGAACGAGCCTATCCCGGAAGAACTTCTGCGTCTGCTTGAGGAAGACGAGGACGGTCAGTGACTGTCCGTTTTCTGTTAGTGTTTCCGCGTTCGACAGGGTCGATGTGAATGGACTCGCGTTTTTTGTTTTCATGTTCCGTTTCGTCTTCGAGGGGTGACGGGGTGGTGTTGATGGTCGCCTTCTGATGCAAAGGCGCGAAACGTAAGATGGCTGAAAACGGCCATCAGCGTGGCTGGCGATCCCGTAGTTTTCTGGTTTCTTTCCTGATCGGCATAACCAGCCGATTCGATTCGGTCAGGAGCCGGATGGCCATCGTCATCATGGGGTCAGTGCTGCCCGTTGCGGCACTTGGGGGAGTGGTCATCTGGCAGGATTATATCCGCCTGAATGACGCAGGCACCCAGCGCGGCAAGCAGGCATTTTCAGAACTTGAAAAATACTTCGACAGCGAAATACTTCGCACAATGTCGATGTTGAAGCAGGTTGGTCAGGCGTCTGACGACAGCGCGCTCCGCAATCTGCTGCTGCTCGCTCAGGCGGCGAGCAAGGGACGCTACTGTCTTCTGGCCGCCGTCGATGAGAAAGGGGCTCTGCGGGACGTCGTGACTGGCGCAGATCCCGCTGACGCCAGTTGCCGTGACATTGCGCGTAGCACGCCTCCTCCCGGAGAGCCTGCTCATTTATGGGTGTATCGGGGACGTCCCTATCTGCGGGTTGTGCAGGAACTTCCCGTTGCCGATCATGATGAAGGAAATCATTTTCTGGTGGCGATCCAGTCGATTGGCTGGGAGCCTGACGTGTCTGATGACGCTTCTCCATCTGGCGTTGGGGCAGTAAAAACATCCCGGAAATTCCTGTCGGCATGGTTTGTCATGCCGGACCACTCCCTTGTGTCGGTATGTCCGCAATGCAACTGGGCTCCTCCGGCTGACAGGGCGGTCAGTCAGGCGGCGATCGAGGCGCGCATGCGCTCCGAACATGAACGTACTGTCGAGCGCCGGGAGAACAGATCCTATATTTACGGTCCTGTCGGCCGTGCGGATTTTGCGCTCATTGAAGTCAGGCGGCTTCCGGAAGAAAAACGGGCGGTCTTCCTGCTGTTCGGGTGGATCGCGATGGTCGGCATCCTGCTGATCGCAGGGATGGCCGGGATCATGGTGGCGGGCAGGCGGCTTGTCGTCGAACCCCTGAACCAGTTGGCTCAGGATGTCGAAGGCTGGTTGCGGAAAGGAAAATTCGAGAGCGTGGCTGACTCTTCCGGTATGCCACGGGAATTTCGCAAGCTTTCCGGTGCGTTTGGCACGGCGACATGGCGGCTGGCGCATCGTGAGACCGAACTGGAAGCGGCTCTCGTGCACCAGAAACGTCTGGCTGCGGAAATTCATCACAGGGTGAAAAACAATCTTCAGATTGTCGGCTCCCTTTTGAGTTTGCAGGCGAACCGTGCTTCAGACATCGACACCCGCATGGCGCTGCTGGTCGCCCGGAACCGTGTGCGCATTCTCTCGATGTTGCAGCGCCACCTGTATGTCGGTGATGAGCTTGCCAATCTGCGGATGGCCGAGTTTCTGCCCATACTGACGCAACAGATCGTTCAGGCCGCACCCGATGACGTACGCTACCGGGTGACGATTGAAGAGGATGCGGGCGACGTCGCGCTCACGCCTGATATGGCGACTCCCGTCGTCATGATCATTGCCGAAGCGTTACTGAATGCGCTGAACTATGGTTTCCCCGCTGCC harbors:
- a CDS encoding sensor histidine kinase, yielding MAENGHQRGWRSRSFLVSFLIGITSRFDSVRSRMAIVIMGSVLPVAALGGVVIWQDYIRLNDAGTQRGKQAFSELEKYFDSEILRTMSMLKQVGQASDDSALRNLLLLAQAASKGRYCLLAAVDEKGALRDVVTGADPADASCRDIARSTPPPGEPAHLWVYRGRPYLRVVQELPVADHDEGNHFLVAIQSIGWEPDVSDDASPSGVGAVKTSRKFLSAWFVMPDHSLVSVCPQCNWAPPADRAVSQAAIEARMRSEHERTVERRENRSYIYGPVGRADFALIEVRRLPEEKRAVFLLFGWIAMVGILLIAGMAGIMVAGRRLVVEPLNQLAQDVEGWLRKGKFESVADSSGMPREFRKLSGAFGTATWRLAHRETELEAALVHQKRLAAEIHHRVKNNLQIVGSLLSLQANRASDIDTRMALLVARNRVRILSMLQRHLYVGDELANLRMAEFLPILTQQIVQAAPDDVRYRVTIEEDAGDVALTPDMATPVVMIIAEALLNALNYGFPAARVGVVRVSLSREADLLTLIVEDNGDSAAALQGGLDAGGLSQQLIRGFVRQIVGTLHIEEQNGMRIVVTCSVKAGLTGE
- a CDS encoding sigma-70 family RNA polymerase sigma factor → MADTFQTQIVAILPKLRVQALALTRNRAQAEDLVQDAVCNALGARDSFIPGTNFAAWMHRILRNRFISDLRKRRATTDIDDLPGDMLSSKADHEDRLAVKDLSFALARLPADQREALVMVVLQGMSYQELAEATGCAVGTAKSRVFRARRQLEAWMTGELPESDRLRQQAMALRHEVEERRKNFGNRSVVTNPVVV
- a CDS encoding NepR family anti-sigma factor, which encodes MSARNRKSSSSAHGGKKEDDAFDIWLKRGLHQLFDDVANEPIPEELLRLLEEDEDGQ